The following coding sequences are from one Osmia bicornis bicornis chromosome 2, iOsmBic2.1, whole genome shotgun sequence window:
- the LOC114874851 gene encoding elongation of very long chain fatty acids protein 1-like translates to MDLVEMFDYYWYQKADSRMSRLPLMQSPIILPAILFSYLYFILKCGPKFMKDRKPYKLNTFIKWYNILQIASNAFIVQQLISVGWFSEITVFCEPENYSDTPKNMKVVYILWFGLITKIVDLIETGVFVLRKKNRQISFLHLYHHVSTPLVCWTVTRYVPVAPASFPMLVNCAVHVIMYSYYLLSSFGGKWRKILNPIKPLITITQMVQFIVLIAYSIQAFMPYCNQLKPTSVLGIVDLIINFVLFYSFYDSTYVKPVRKME, encoded by the exons GGTATCAAAAAGCCG ATTCCAGAATGAGCCGTTTACCGCTTATGCAATCCCCCATTATCCTTCCCGCCATCctcttttcttatttatacTTTATCTTAAAATGTGGACCGAAGTTTATGAAGGACAGAAAACCATACAAACTTAATACCTTTATAAAGTGGTACAACATCTTACAAATCGCCAGTAATGCATTCATAGTGCAACAGTTGATCAGTGTGGGTTGGTTCTCAGAAATAACAGTATTTTGCGAACCTGAAAATTACTCTGACACCCCGAAAAACATGAAG GTGGTTTATATACTATGGTTCGGGTTAATAACCAAAATAGTCGACCTCATCGAAACGGGAGTGTTTGTACTGAGGAAAAAGAACAGACAAATTTCGTTCTTACACCTTTACCATCACGTATCAACACCTTTAGTTTGTTGGACTGTAACGAGATACGTCCCAGTCGCACCAGCATCGTTCCCAATGCTAGTGAACTGTGCCGTACATGTGATCATGTACTCGTATTATTTATTGAGTTCGTTTGGAGGAAAATGGCGAAAGATACTTAATCCAATCAAACCATTGATAACTATCACACAAATG GTGCAATTCATCGTCCTGATAGCATACTCAATACAAGCGTTTATGCCATATTGCAATCAATTGAAGCCAACCTCCGTTCTTGGGATAGTggatcttattataaatttcgTTCTGTTTTACAGTTTCTATGACAGTACGTATGTGAAACCCGTTAGGAAAATGGAGTGA
- the LOC114874848 gene encoding elongation of very long chain fatty acids protein 1-like: protein MDLVEMFDYYWYQKADSRMSRLPLMQSPIILPAILFSYLYFVLKCGPKFMKDREPYNLKNFIKWYNIFQIVTNAIIVQQFISAGWFTEITVFCEPADYSDTPRNMKVVYLLWLVFLTKIVDLIETGVFVLRKKYRQISLLHLYHHVSTPLVCWTVTRYSPVAGVSFPWLVNCCVHVIMYSYYLLSSFGGKWQRILNPIKPLITITQMVQFIALIAYAVQVFLPYCNEHKAPSIIAIVNLLINFVLFYSFYQNTYVKSAKKVK from the exons ATGGATTTGGTAGAAATGTTTGATTATTACTGGTATCAAAAAGCCG ATTCCAGAATGAGCCGTTTACCGCTTATGCAATCCCCCATTATCCTTCCCGCTATCctcttttcttatttatacTTCGTCTTAAAATGTGGGCCGAAGTTTATGAAGGACAGAGAACCGTACAATCTTAAAAACTTTATAAAGTGGTACAACATCTTTCAAATCGTCACCAATGCAATCATAGTGCAACAGTTTATCAGTGCGGGTTGGTTCACAGAAATAACAGTATTTTGCGAACCAGCAGATTACTCTGACACCCCGAGAAACATGAAG GTGGTTTATTTGCTGTGGTTAGTGTTCCTAACCAAAATCGTCGACCTCATCGAAACGGGAGTGTTTGTACTGAGGAAAAAGTACAGACAAATTTCGCTCTTACACCTGTACCATCACGTATCAACACCTTTAGTTTGTTGGACTGTAACGAGATACAGCCCAGTCGCAGGAGTATCATTCCCTTGGCTAGTGAACTGTTGCGTACATGTAATCATGTACTCGTATTATTTATTGAGTTCGTTTGGAGGAAAATGGCAAAGGATACTTAATCCAATCAAACCGTTGATAACTATCACACAAATG GTGCAATTCATCGCCCTGATAGCATACGCAGTACAAGTGTTTCTGCCATACTGCAATGAACATAAGGCACCGTCCATTATAGCGATAGTGAATCTTCTTATAAATTTCGTTCTGTTTTACAGTTTCTATCAAAATACGTATGTGAAGTCCGCTAAGAAGGTGAAGTGA
- the LOC114874855 gene encoding elongation of very long chain fatty acids protein 1-like encodes MDLVELFDYYWYQKADPRMSRLPLMQSPIILPAILFSYLYFVLKCGPKFMKDRKPYNFKTFIKWYNIFQIVINAIIVQQFISAGWFTEITVFCEPADYSDTPKNMKVVYILWFGLITKIVDLIETGVFVLRKKNRQISFLHLYHHVSTPLVCWTVTRYTPVAGASFPMLVNCTVHVIMYSYYLLSSFGEKWQRILNPIKPLITITQMVQFIVLIAYAMQVFMPHCNAIKTPSVIAIVNLLINFLLFYSFYQNTYVKPAKKVK; translated from the exons ATGGATTTGGTAGAATTGTTTGATTATTACTGGTATCAAAAAGCCG ATCCCAGAATGAGCCGTTTACCGCTTATGCAATCCCCCATTATCCTTCCCGCTATCctcttttcttatttatacTTCGTCTTAAAATGTGGGCCGAAGTTTATGAAGGACAGAAAACCGTACAATTTTAAAACCTTTATAAAGTGGTACAACATCTTTCAAATCGTCATCAATGCAATCATAGTGCAACAGTTTATCAGTGCGGGTTGGTTCACAGAAATAACAGTATTTTGCGAACCAGCAGATTACTCTGACACCCCGAAAAACATGAag GTGGTTTATATACTATGGTTCGGGTTAATAACCAAAATAGTCGACCTCATCGAAACGGGAGTGTTTGTACTGAGGAAAAAGAACAGACAAATTTCGTTCTTACACCTTTACCATCACGTATCAACACCTTTAGTTTGTTGGACTGTAACGAGATACACCCCAGTCGCAGGAGCATCATTCCCAATGCTAGTGAACTGTACCGTACATGTGATCATGTACTCGTATTATTTATTGAGTTCGTTTGGAGAAAAATGGCAGAGGATACTTAATCCAATCAAACCATTGATAACTATCACACAAATG GTGCAATTCATCGTCCTGATAGCATACGCAATGCAAGTGTTTATGCCACACTGCAATGCAATTAAGACACCGTCCGTTATAGCGATAGTGAATCTTCTTATAAATTTCCTTCTGTTTTACAGTTTCTATCAAAATACGTATGTAAAGCCCGCTAAGAAAGTGAAGTGA